In one window of Hymenobacter nivis DNA:
- a CDS encoding ADP-ribosylglycohydrolase family protein, producing MPVEFRSREERRRDPVATMRAHGTHNQPAGTWSDDASLTFCLAETLARPGGLLGPPDLADFARRCISWLDHAYWTATAETFDVGNATRAAIGRLRQGVAPTQAGPRTALDNGNGALMRILPLVFHQTWRAEPLDLDAAAYAQMAAVAKPWLCQGRNPAAVEEIHYRRVLNGTLPALPEAEIQSPGYVVHILEAALWCLLTHATYAATVLAAVNLGSDTDTTGVVAGGLAGLAYGEAGLPAEWLGPWRAAPTLRRWLAACRPPAS from the coding sequence GTGCCCGTTGAGTTCCGAAGCCGCGAGGAGCGCCGCCGCGACCCCGTAGCTACTATGCGCGCCCACGGCACGCACAACCAGCCGGCCGGTACGTGGTCCGACGATGCCTCGCTCACCTTTTGCTTGGCCGAAACCCTGGCCCGGCCCGGGGGCCTGCTGGGGCCCCCGGACTTGGCAGATTTTGCTCGCCGGTGCATCAGTTGGCTGGACCACGCTTACTGGACGGCCACCGCCGAAACCTTCGACGTGGGTAACGCCACCCGCGCCGCCATCGGCCGGCTGCGGCAAGGGGTGGCGCCAACCCAAGCGGGGCCCCGGACGGCGCTCGACAACGGCAACGGAGCGCTGATGCGGATCCTGCCGCTGGTTTTTCACCAAACCTGGCGGGCCGAACCCCTGGATTTGGATGCCGCGGCCTACGCCCAAATGGCGGCAGTGGCCAAACCGTGGCTGTGCCAGGGCCGCAACCCCGCGGCGGTGGAGGAAATCCACTACCGCCGCGTGCTCAACGGTACCTTGCCCGCGCTGCCCGAAGCCGAAATTCAATCCCCTGGCTACGTGGTGCACATCCTGGAAGCAGCGCTGTGGTGCCTGCTTACGCACGCTACCTATGCCGCCACGGTGCTGGCCGCCGTCAACCTCGGCAGCGATACCGACACGACCGGGGTTGTAGCGGGCGGGCTGGCCGGCCTGGCGTACGGGGAAGCGGGGCTTCCCGCGGAGTGGCTGGGCCCCTGGCGCGCCGCGCCGACATTGAGGCGTTGGCTAGCCGCTTGTCGGCCGCCAGCTAGCTAA
- a CDS encoding RsmE family RNA methyltransferase gives MLTCYAPDLHPGQPAYTLSEEESKHAVRVLRLGSGAPVALVDGRGGRYQAVVADANPKRCQLRLTAHEAVLPRSYVTHVAVAPTKNLDRMEWFVEKAVEVGVERISFLRCARSERRELKLERLEKIAVSALKQSGQAWLPQLDELVDFAPFVAAAEAATTFIAHLEEGERTALAQVAAAGPGCCVLIGPEGDFTPEEIALALGRGIRPVTLGPSRLRTETAALAAVFTAQLVRER, from the coding sequence ATGCTGACCTGCTACGCCCCCGACCTGCACCCCGGCCAACCGGCCTACACCCTCTCCGAAGAGGAAAGCAAGCATGCCGTGCGCGTGCTGCGCCTGGGATCCGGGGCCCCCGTGGCCCTCGTGGACGGCCGCGGAGGCCGCTACCAGGCGGTGGTGGCCGATGCTAACCCCAAGCGCTGCCAGCTGCGCCTCACCGCCCACGAGGCCGTGCTGCCCCGCTCCTACGTCACGCACGTGGCCGTGGCCCCCACCAAAAATCTCGACCGCATGGAGTGGTTCGTCGAAAAGGCCGTAGAAGTCGGCGTGGAGCGCATTTCCTTCCTGCGCTGCGCCCGCTCCGAGCGCCGCGAACTGAAGCTGGAGCGCCTAGAGAAAATCGCCGTTAGCGCCCTCAAGCAGTCGGGCCAGGCGTGGCTGCCGCAGCTGGATGAACTGGTGGATTTCGCCCCTTTCGTGGCCGCTGCCGAGGCCGCCACCACCTTCATCGCGCACCTGGAGGAGGGCGAGCGCACGGCCCTGGCGCAAGTCGCCGCCGCGGGCCCCGGCTGCTGCGTGCTCATCGGGCCCGAGGGCGACTTTACCCCCGAGGAAATTGCGCTGGCGCTCGGCCGCGGCATCCGGCCCGTCACGCTGGGCCCCTCGCGGCTGCGCACCGAAACGGCGGCGCTGGCGGCCGTATTCACGGCGCAGCTGGTGCGGGAGAGGTAG
- a CDS encoding DUF4159 domain-containing protein, with translation MLRHFLLAAALLFTTTAAAPAPGAPSFRIAKLHYGGGGDWYANKTSLPNLISFCNQTLHTNIAPDEATVELDAPELLDYPFIHMTGHGNVSFTAAEAQNLRRYLVGGGFLHIDDNYGLDKFIRPEMKKVFPELEFVELPYSHPIYHQKYPFPRGLPKVHEHDGKRAQGFGLVYKGRLVCFYSFECDLGNGWEDVGTYPEDSPAVHDAALRMGANLVSYALTQD, from the coding sequence ATGCTTCGCCACTTCCTCCTCGCTGCCGCCCTCCTTTTTACCACCACGGCCGCCGCGCCGGCGCCGGGGGCCCCCAGTTTCCGCATCGCCAAGCTGCACTATGGCGGCGGTGGCGACTGGTACGCCAATAAAACCAGTCTGCCCAACCTTATCAGCTTCTGCAACCAGACGCTGCACACCAACATCGCGCCCGACGAGGCCACCGTGGAGCTGGACGCGCCGGAACTGCTTGATTATCCGTTCATTCATATGACGGGGCACGGCAACGTGAGCTTCACCGCCGCCGAGGCCCAGAACCTGCGGCGCTACCTGGTGGGCGGCGGCTTCCTGCACATTGACGACAACTACGGGCTCGACAAGTTTATCCGGCCCGAAATGAAGAAGGTGTTTCCCGAGCTGGAATTCGTGGAGCTGCCCTACTCCCACCCCATCTACCACCAGAAATATCCATTTCCCCGGGGCCTGCCCAAGGTGCACGAGCACGATGGCAAGCGCGCCCAGGGCTTCGGCCTGGTGTACAAGGGCCGGCTTGTCTGCTTCTACAGCTTCGAGTGCGACCTAGGCAACGGCTGGGAAGACGTGGGCACCTACCCCGAAGACTCGCCCGCCGTGCACGACGCCGCCCTGCGCATGGGCGCCAACCTGGTGAGCTACGCCCTCACGCAGGACTAG
- a CDS encoding 1-acyl-sn-glycerol-3-phosphate acyltransferase, with protein MPARKTSTVWFYIAKFVFWVSGWKLGQLANPEIRKSMMIAAPHTSNWDLIYARAAFYLMDVDVRFTVKKEWTDHWLLGGLVRLVGGLAVDRNKNNSLVEGMAELFNAHDELVILITPEGTRKYQPRWRKGYYFAALAAHVPIRLGYLDYKNKEAGIGPAVYPSGDYAADEEKIKAFYRTKTGRFPAQGVR; from the coding sequence ATGCCCGCCCGCAAAACCTCTACCGTCTGGTTCTACATTGCCAAATTCGTGTTCTGGGTGTCGGGCTGGAAATTGGGTCAGCTGGCCAATCCGGAAATCAGGAAAAGTATGATGATTGCGGCCCCCCACACCAGCAACTGGGACCTGATTTACGCCCGCGCCGCGTTTTACCTGATGGACGTGGATGTGCGCTTCACCGTAAAAAAGGAGTGGACCGACCACTGGCTGCTCGGGGGCCTGGTGCGCTTGGTAGGCGGCCTGGCCGTGGACCGCAACAAGAACAATAGCCTCGTGGAGGGCATGGCCGAGCTCTTCAATGCCCATGACGAACTGGTGATTCTCATTACCCCCGAAGGCACCCGCAAGTACCAACCGCGCTGGCGCAAAGGCTATTACTTTGCCGCCCTGGCCGCGCACGTGCCTATTCGGCTGGGCTATTTGGATTACAAAAACAAGGAAGCCGGCATCGGCCCCGCCGTGTACCCGAGCGGTGACTATGCCGCCGACGAGGAAAAAATCAAGGCCTTCTACCGCACCAAAACCGGCCGCTTCCCCGCCCAGGGCGTGCGCTGA
- a CDS encoding patatin-like phospholipase family protein, translating into MEKPTASSQQPTASLSLALSGGGARGIAHLGVLAALDELALPVGRLAGVSSGAIAGAFYAAGFPPREILRLLLATNVARLTRPAFSRLGLLGLDAVEALLASYLGSRVQFEDLQKPLTLVATDLMAGESVYLSTGPLLPALLASSAVPIVYRAVEYQGRQLVDGGLLNNLPVEPLLAAGGPVVGVHCNPVNREARIPTLRRLVERTLHLAINANTAHRKTQCALLLEPPELRHFRPLDYRQAAAIFDIGYRYALGQAAALGALLA; encoded by the coding sequence ATGGAAAAGCCAACAGCCAGCAGCCAGCAGCCAACAGCGAGTTTAAGCCTGGCGCTGTCGGGCGGCGGGGCCCGGGGCATTGCGCACCTGGGCGTGCTGGCGGCCCTTGATGAGCTGGCCCTGCCGGTGGGGCGGCTGGCGGGTGTGAGCTCGGGGGCCATTGCGGGGGCGTTTTACGCGGCCGGTTTTCCGCCGCGCGAGATTCTGCGGCTGCTGCTGGCCACCAACGTGGCCCGGCTCACGCGGCCGGCCTTTAGCCGGCTGGGGCTGCTGGGGCTCGACGCAGTGGAGGCACTGCTGGCCAGCTATTTGGGTTCCCGCGTGCAGTTCGAGGATTTGCAAAAGCCGCTTACGCTGGTCGCCACCGATTTAATGGCCGGCGAGTCGGTCTACCTCAGCACGGGGCCGCTGCTGCCGGCGCTACTGGCCTCGTCGGCGGTGCCCATCGTGTACCGGGCCGTGGAGTACCAGGGCCGCCAGCTCGTTGATGGTGGCCTGCTCAACAACCTGCCCGTGGAGCCGCTGCTGGCCGCCGGGGGCCCCGTGGTGGGCGTGCACTGCAACCCCGTCAACCGCGAGGCGCGCATCCCCACGCTGCGCCGGCTGGTGGAGCGCACCCTGCATCTGGCCATCAACGCCAACACGGCCCACCGCAAAACTCAGTGCGCTCTGCTGCTGGAACCGCCCGAGCTTCGCCACTTCCGCCCACTCGATTACCGCCAGGCCGCGGCGATTTTCGACATTGGCTACCGCTACGCGCTGGGCCAGGCCGCCGCCCTGGGGGCCCTGCTGGCCTGA
- a CDS encoding MBL fold metallo-hydrolase, translating to MTVHTIDTGLFKLDGGAMFGVVPKSMWQKVYPADANNMCTWAMRALLIEDENRLTLVDTGIGDKQDAKFFSRFDVQVDGVLDRSLGALGFGRADITDVFLTHLHFDHVGGAVVRRPDGALVPAFPNATYWSNQGHWDWATHPNPREKASFLAENILPIHESGQLRFIDPAAGVPAGLPFRELLLADGHTEQLMVPVVEYKGRTLAFMSDLLPSAAHLPLPYVMGYDMRPLVTMAEKEAVLARAAAENWVLLLQHDHLTEACTVQQTDRGVAVAERLRIKDL from the coding sequence ATGACTGTCCATACTATCGATACCGGTTTGTTCAAGCTCGACGGCGGCGCCATGTTCGGCGTAGTGCCCAAGTCGATGTGGCAAAAAGTTTACCCCGCCGATGCCAACAATATGTGCACCTGGGCCATGCGCGCGCTGCTCATCGAAGATGAGAATCGCCTGACGCTCGTCGACACGGGCATTGGCGATAAGCAGGACGCGAAATTTTTCAGCCGCTTCGATGTGCAGGTCGACGGCGTGCTGGACCGGTCGCTGGGGGCCCTGGGCTTTGGCCGGGCCGATATCACGGACGTGTTTTTGACGCATTTGCACTTCGACCACGTGGGCGGGGCCGTGGTGCGCCGGCCCGACGGGGCCCTGGTGCCGGCCTTCCCCAACGCCACGTACTGGAGCAACCAGGGCCACTGGGACTGGGCCACCCACCCCAACCCGCGCGAAAAAGCCAGCTTCCTGGCCGAAAACATCCTGCCAATCCACGAGAGCGGCCAGTTGCGCTTCATCGACCCCGCCGCCGGGGTGCCCGCCGGGCTGCCGTTCCGCGAGCTGCTGCTTGCCGACGGCCACACCGAGCAACTGATGGTGCCCGTGGTGGAATATAAGGGGCGCACGCTGGCGTTCATGTCCGATTTGCTGCCCAGTGCGGCCCACCTGCCGCTGCCCTACGTGATGGGCTACGATATGCGTCCGCTGGTGACGATGGCTGAAAAAGAAGCCGTTCTGGCCCGCGCCGCCGCCGAAAACTGGGTGCTGCTGCTCCAGCACGACCACCTCACCGAGGCCTGCACCGTGCAGCAAACCGACCGCGGCGTGGCCGTGGCCGAGCGCTTGCGAATCAAGGACTTATAA
- a CDS encoding acetyl-CoA carboxylase carboxyltransferase subunit alpha, producing the protein MLLDFEQPIAALEGKLQEMQRLAADSEVDVADAVAALEAKIKTLKKETYANLTRWQRVQLSRHPERPYTLDYIDGMAEKFVELHGDRTVGDDKAMVGGLGEIDGQPVMFIGQQKGHNTKQRQFRNFGMPNPEGYRKALRLMKLAEKFNVPVVTLIDTPGAFPGLEAEERGQGEAIARNLKEMFMLKVPVVCVIIGEGASGGALGIAIGDRVLMLENTWYSVISPESCSSILWRSWDYKEQAAEALKLTATDMQKAGLVDGIVKEPLGGAHTDPDAMIATLKKTLLKTIKELAAVPAADRISQRIDKFSAMGVVVE; encoded by the coding sequence ATGCTACTCGATTTTGAACAACCCATCGCTGCTCTCGAAGGCAAGCTCCAGGAAATGCAGCGGCTGGCCGCTGACAGCGAGGTGGATGTAGCCGATGCCGTGGCGGCGTTGGAAGCCAAAATCAAAACCCTCAAGAAGGAAACCTACGCCAACCTCACGCGCTGGCAGCGGGTGCAACTCTCGCGCCACCCCGAGCGGCCATACACCCTCGACTACATCGACGGCATGGCCGAGAAATTTGTGGAGCTGCACGGCGACCGCACCGTGGGCGACGACAAAGCGATGGTGGGCGGCCTGGGCGAAATCGATGGGCAGCCGGTAATGTTCATCGGGCAGCAGAAGGGCCACAACACCAAGCAGCGGCAGTTTCGCAACTTCGGGATGCCCAACCCCGAGGGCTACCGCAAGGCCCTGCGCCTGATGAAGCTGGCCGAAAAATTTAACGTGCCCGTCGTCACGCTCATTGATACGCCCGGCGCGTTTCCGGGCCTGGAGGCCGAGGAACGGGGGCAGGGCGAGGCCATTGCCCGCAATCTCAAGGAGATGTTCATGCTGAAAGTGCCTGTGGTGTGCGTCATCATCGGCGAGGGGGCCAGCGGCGGGGCCCTGGGCATCGCCATCGGCGACCGGGTGCTGATGCTGGAAAATACTTGGTACTCGGTGATTTCGCCCGAGTCGTGCAGCAGTATCCTGTGGCGCTCGTGGGACTACAAGGAGCAGGCCGCTGAGGCCCTCAAGCTCACGGCGACCGATATGCAGAAAGCCGGCCTGGTAGACGGCATCGTGAAGGAGCCGCTGGGCGGGGCCCACACCGACCCGGACGCTATGATTGCGACGTTGAAAAAGACGCTGCTCAAAACGATTAAGGAACTGGCCGCCGTGCCCGCCGCGGACCGCATTTCGCAGCGCATCGACAAGTTTTCGGCCATGGGCGTGGTGGTGGAATAG
- a CDS encoding thermonuclease family protein, whose translation MKNAIGRLGILLAAAGLLAGTAHGQEAGRVVRVVDADTYDVLTGGQRVRVRLLGVDAPEHDQVFGAQATDSVSRLLAPARLVWLTRHGVDLYGRTLAMVRLPVAGGLALALDSLLVVRGWAWAYDPRRRVAGRAAQQAAAVAGGRGLWKCGTENALLPSQWRRFNYQNKRRYGAGCPW comes from the coding sequence ATGAAAAATGCAATTGGCCGGTTAGGGATTTTACTCGCCGCGGCGGGGCTCTTGGCGGGTACGGCGCACGGGCAGGAAGCGGGCCGGGTGGTGCGCGTCGTGGATGCCGACACCTACGACGTGCTGACGGGTGGCCAGCGGGTGCGCGTGCGGCTACTGGGCGTGGACGCGCCGGAGCACGACCAGGTGTTTGGGGCCCAAGCCACCGACTCGGTGTCGCGGCTGCTGGCCCCGGCGCGGCTGGTGTGGCTGACGCGGCACGGCGTGGACCTGTACGGGCGGACGCTGGCCATGGTGCGGCTGCCGGTGGCCGGCGGGCTGGCCCTGGCCCTGGACTCGCTGCTGGTGGTGCGCGGCTGGGCCTGGGCCTACGACCCGCGGCGGCGGGTGGCGGGCCGCGCCGCGCAACAGGCCGCCGCGGTGGCCGGCGGGCGCGGGCTTTGGAAGTGCGGGACCGAAAACGCACTGCTGCCGAGCCAGTGGCGTCGATTCAACTACCAAAACAAGCGGCGGTACGGGGCGGGCTGCCCCTGGTAA
- a CDS encoding amidohydrolase encodes MKSISYAFVTGLALAWLPGTSFAQQAALDARIAKLAQAEETKVIAWRRDFHQHPELGNAETRTAGIVAAHLKSLGLEVQTGVAHTGVVGLLRGGKPGPVVALRADMDALPITEATGLAFASTVKTTYLGQPVGVMHACGHDAHTAMLMGAAEVLSQVRKDLRGTVKFIFQPAEEGSLPGEEGGAKLMVKEGVLENPRVSAVFGLHIDAQTPVGQLTYRPGGMMASADDFTVTVHGKGAHGSTPWNGVDPVVTAALMVVALQTLVSRQVDLTQDAAVVTVGILRGGVRTNIIPAEAELSGTIRALDSKMRAQLLAAFRRTVTGIAESAGATADVVFDPDAYPVTFNDRALTARMVPTLQAVAGGAAHVTEIKAVTGSEDFSFYQEKVPGMYFLLGGMRKGTDPATTADHHTAGFVLDESGFTLGVKTLATLAADYLGQKP; translated from the coding sequence ATGAAATCAATTTCTTACGCCTTCGTTACCGGCCTTGCGCTCGCCTGGCTGCCCGGCACGTCCTTCGCCCAGCAGGCGGCCCTCGATGCCCGCATTGCCAAGCTCGCGCAAGCCGAGGAAACCAAGGTCATTGCCTGGCGCCGCGACTTTCATCAGCACCCGGAGCTGGGCAACGCAGAAACCCGTACGGCCGGCATCGTCGCGGCCCACCTCAAAAGCCTGGGGTTGGAGGTGCAGACCGGCGTGGCCCACACCGGCGTGGTGGGCCTGTTGCGCGGGGGCAAGCCCGGCCCGGTGGTGGCCCTGCGCGCCGACATGGACGCCCTGCCCATCACCGAAGCTACGGGCCTGGCGTTCGCCTCCACGGTCAAAACTACCTACCTGGGCCAGCCCGTGGGCGTGATGCACGCCTGCGGCCACGACGCGCACACGGCCATGCTCATGGGCGCGGCCGAGGTGCTGAGCCAGGTCAGAAAAGACCTGCGCGGTACCGTCAAGTTTATTTTTCAGCCCGCTGAGGAAGGCTCCCTGCCCGGCGAGGAAGGGGGCGCGAAGTTGATGGTGAAAGAAGGCGTACTGGAGAACCCGCGGGTCAGCGCGGTGTTCGGCCTGCACATCGACGCGCAGACGCCGGTGGGCCAGCTCACCTACCGCCCCGGCGGGATGATGGCCAGCGCGGACGATTTCACCGTCACAGTCCACGGCAAAGGGGCGCACGGGTCCACCCCTTGGAACGGCGTGGACCCGGTGGTGACGGCGGCCCTGATGGTCGTGGCCCTGCAAACCCTCGTCAGCCGCCAGGTGGACCTGACCCAGGATGCCGCCGTGGTCACGGTCGGCATTCTTCGGGGCGGGGTGCGCACCAATATCATTCCCGCCGAGGCGGAGCTGAGCGGCACCATTCGGGCCCTGGACAGCAAAATGCGGGCGCAACTGCTGGCGGCCTTCAGGCGAACGGTCACCGGCATTGCCGAGAGCGCCGGCGCCACCGCTGATGTGGTCTTCGACCCCGATGCCTATCCCGTCACGTTCAACGACCGGGCCCTGACGGCGCGGATGGTGCCCACGCTGCAAGCCGTCGCCGGCGGGGCGGCCCACGTGACGGAAATCAAGGCGGTGACGGGTTCGGAAGATTTTTCGTTTTACCAGGAAAAAGTACCCGGGATGTACTTCCTCCTGGGCGGGATGCGTAAAGGCACGGACCCCGCGACCACCGCCGACCACCACACGGCCGGCTTCGTGCTGGACGAAAGCGGCTTCACGCTGGGCGTGAAAACGCTGGCCACGCTGGCCGCCGACTACCTGGGGCAGAAGCCCTAG
- a CDS encoding PA domain-containing protein, whose amino-acid sequence MPSVTLTDSPLVFAGYGVVAPEYKWDDYAGLDCTGKPVVVLNDDPGNAGSDTTLFKGKALTLYSRADYKAEEAVRHGATGLLVIYDTRSASTRTWSWKNVQTAFSTPKARRA is encoded by the coding sequence GTGCCGAGCGTCACCCTCACCGATTCGCCCCTGGTCTTTGCGGGCTACGGCGTGGTGGCCCCGGAGTATAAGTGGGACGACTACGCCGGGCTCGACTGCACGGGCAAACCCGTGGTCGTGCTGAACGACGACCCCGGCAACGCGGGCTCCGATACGACCCTGTTCAAGGGCAAGGCCTTGACGTTGTACAGTCGGGCAGACTACAAGGCCGAGGAGGCGGTCCGTCACGGCGCCACCGGCCTGCTCGTTATCTACGACACCCGGTCGGCTTCCACGAGGACTTGGAGCTGGAAGAACGTTCAAACGGCCTTCAGTACCCCCAAGGCTCGAAGGGCCTGA
- a CDS encoding IS481 family transposase: MGKVPHGCATTTPATRRLIQQSTEGVQTLAKRLGLTQGTVRKWRRRTSTEEAVHGPKPASTGLTPAEEAAVVLFRQHTLLPLDDCFYVLQETIPRLSRSALHRCFQRHGISRLPPADEPAAGAGKATFKAYELGYLHVDFAEVQTEEGKQYLFVAIDRPSKLAFAELQPQATQAIATDFLRRVLPQIPYKVHKILTDNGIQFRNLPHHTKVGRHPFGQLCDAWGIEQRFTKPAHPWTNGQVERMNRTVKEATIKQFHYETTAQLASHLQAFLLAYNYAKRLKRLKGLTPHEFICAEWRKNPTIFHRDPTKKPLPHTPGPYN; the protein is encoded by the coding sequence ATGGGAAAAGTACCACACGGCTGCGCCACCACAACGCCGGCAACCCGGCGCCTTATCCAGCAAAGTACAGAAGGCGTACAAACGCTAGCCAAGCGCCTGGGTCTGACCCAGGGTACCGTGCGCAAATGGCGGCGGCGTACCAGTACGGAAGAGGCCGTGCACGGCCCCAAACCGGCCTCCACTGGGCTCACCCCCGCGGAAGAGGCGGCCGTTGTACTCTTCCGCCAGCACACGCTGCTGCCACTCGATGACTGCTTTTACGTCTTACAGGAAACGATTCCGCGCCTAAGCCGTTCGGCCCTGCACCGCTGCTTCCAACGCCACGGCATCAGCCGCTTACCCCCGGCCGACGAGCCGGCAGCCGGGGCGGGCAAGGCGACCTTTAAGGCCTACGAGCTGGGCTACCTACACGTGGATTTTGCCGAAGTACAGACGGAAGAGGGCAAGCAGTATTTATTCGTGGCCATTGACCGCCCCAGCAAGCTGGCCTTCGCCGAGTTGCAGCCACAGGCCACGCAGGCGATAGCCACGGACTTCTTGCGCCGGGTCTTGCCGCAGATTCCCTATAAGGTGCATAAGATATTGACAGACAATGGTATTCAGTTTCGAAACTTACCGCATCATACGAAAGTCGGTCGCCATCCTTTCGGTCAGCTCTGCGACGCATGGGGCATCGAGCAGCGCTTTACCAAGCCCGCTCACCCCTGGACCAATGGGCAGGTAGAGCGGATGAACCGGACGGTGAAGGAGGCCACGATTAAGCAGTTCCACTATGAGACGACGGCGCAGTTGGCCAGTCACTTGCAGGCCTTTTTACTGGCTTACAACTACGCCAAGCGGCTCAAACGCTTGAAGGGCCTGACCCCGCACGAATTTATTTGTGCGGAATGGCGAAAAAATCCTACTATCTTTCATCGCGACCCAACTAAAAAACCCCTTCCCCATACACCGGGACCATACAACTAG
- a CDS encoding PD-(D/E)XK nuclease-like domain-containing protein → MKVRPDLMITRGPLWGKTGRVVLVDFKTTSAQDYAHFVATIEQYDYDRQAALYSDLLSAARFIIIGVQKKSPFEVWQFELTLVQGLIKQGAKCIVPGEGKGDFCRSFQATLWEKYHTAAPPQRRQPGALSSKVQKAYKR, encoded by the coding sequence GTGAAGGTGCGCCCCGACCTGATGATAACCAGGGGACCCCTTTGGGGCAAAACTGGCCGCGTGGTGCTGGTGGACTTCAAAACTACCAGTGCCCAGGACTACGCCCATTTCGTCGCCACCATCGAGCAATACGACTACGACCGGCAGGCCGCCCTGTACTCCGACCTGCTGAGCGCGGCCCGCTTTATCATTATCGGTGTCCAGAAAAAAAGCCCGTTCGAGGTCTGGCAGTTCGAGCTAACGCTGGTCCAAGGCCTCATCAAGCAAGGCGCTAAGTGTATAGTCCCAGGGGAAGGGAAAGGGGACTTTTGTCGTAGCTTTCAGGCAACTCTATGGGAAAAGTACCACACGGCTGCGCCACCACAACGCCGGCAACCCGGCGCCTTATCCAGCAAAGTACAGAAGGCGTACAAACGCTAG
- a CDS encoding radical SAM protein yields MKTDFNHCESVYWVFTQLCNDKCDHCYNSSGPQGTRISAQDCLRIVRNLPDSVDRLILSGGEPLADRAKLYFILDAMRDKYQGRTQVMLQTNGDLLTPEILDLLIEKGVTRFDIASIDRYHKMAGSRLMTLADIFESRGVNGDDHDPLIEKDHMLVAGHRLSWGYWGASEDMWLGGNWARGRALEKDIWLRDPSHNFCAILSGARGFLGGTELPQEISIQLWKINPCCPGTKFPLGDARTEKVADVLLRASKSEIMQRLNQGEPWKMGESIGVTEAHALARGEELQNVCRWCDEFFEQHPEEGQLSQPAPAKSSV; encoded by the coding sequence ATGAAAACCGATTTCAACCATTGCGAGTCCGTTTACTGGGTCTTCACCCAGCTCTGCAACGATAAATGCGACCATTGCTACAATAGCTCCGGCCCGCAGGGTACCCGCATCAGCGCCCAGGACTGCCTGCGCATCGTGCGCAACCTCCCCGATAGCGTCGACCGCCTCATCCTCTCCGGCGGTGAGCCCCTAGCCGACCGCGCTAAGCTCTACTTCATTCTGGATGCCATGCGGGATAAGTACCAGGGCCGCACCCAGGTCATGCTGCAAACCAACGGCGACCTGCTCACCCCCGAAATTCTCGATTTACTGATTGAAAAAGGCGTCACCCGTTTCGACATTGCCAGCATTGACCGCTACCACAAAATGGCTGGCTCCCGTCTGATGACCTTAGCTGATATCTTCGAAAGCCGCGGCGTAAACGGCGACGACCACGACCCGCTCATCGAAAAAGACCACATGCTGGTGGCAGGCCACCGCCTGAGTTGGGGCTACTGGGGCGCTTCCGAAGACATGTGGCTGGGCGGCAACTGGGCCCGCGGCCGCGCCCTCGAAAAAGACATCTGGCTGCGCGACCCCAGCCACAACTTCTGTGCTATTCTCTCCGGTGCCCGGGGCTTCCTAGGCGGCACCGAGCTGCCCCAAGAAATCAGCATCCAGCTCTGGAAAATTAACCCCTGCTGCCCGGGTACTAAGTTCCCTCTCGGCGATGCCCGCACCGAAAAGGTGGCCGATGTGCTGCTGCGCGCCTCGAAATCCGAAATTATGCAGCGCCTCAACCAGGGCGAGCCGTGGAAAATGGGCGAGTCCATCGGCGTGACCGAGGCCCATGCTCTGGCCCGGGGTGAGGAGCTGCAGAACGTATGCCGCTGGTGCGACGAGTTTTTCGAGCAGCACCCCGAAGAAGGTCAGCTCTCGCAGCCCGCACCGGCGAAATCATCCGTTTAG